A section of the Spirosoma pollinicola genome encodes:
- the dxs gene encoding 1-deoxy-D-xylulose-5-phosphate synthase: MLITPGNLLATINTPEDLRKLDKSRLPQVADELRQFIIDDVSVYGGHFGASLGVVELTVALHYVFNTPDDQLVWDVGHQAYGHKILTGRREKFHTNRFYKGLSGFPKRKESEYDSFGVGHSSTSISAALGMAVASQLQGNLQRNHIAVIGDGALTAGEAFEGMNHAGATDSNLLIVLNDNCMSIDPNVGALREYLTDITTSQTYNRVKDEVWNLLGKMNKLGKTAQELVSQVQSGIKSSLLDQSNLFESLNLRYFGPIDGHDIDHLVSVLDDLKHIPGPKLLHVLTVKGKGYAPAEKDQTKWHAPGLFDKVTGVIQKKIYDSPQPPKYQDVFGNTLVELAEKNPRIVGVTPAMPSGSSMNLMMKAMPTRAFDVGIAEQHAVTFSAGMATQGEVVFCNIYSTFMQRAYDQVIHDVCIQELPVIFCLDRAGFAGADGPTHHGAYDLAFMRCIPNMIVAAPMNEQELRNMMFTAQSDEIQQGKHAFTIRYPRGEGVMPSWRTPLEQQVVGKGRLISDGEDVAILTIGHIGNYAVQATNMLAKEGIRPAHFDMRYVKPLDEELLHQIFSRFDRVLTVEDGCVMGGFGSAVLEFMSDHGYMARVKRLGIPDAVIEHGEQLELHHECGFDPQGIADAVRELLFTGRAVTV; the protein is encoded by the coding sequence ATGCTGATTACCCCTGGCAACCTTCTTGCCACTATTAATACCCCCGAAGATCTTCGTAAACTCGATAAATCCCGCTTACCCCAGGTCGCCGATGAATTGCGTCAGTTTATCATCGACGATGTATCGGTTTACGGCGGCCACTTCGGTGCCAGCCTGGGTGTAGTTGAATTAACTGTCGCTCTTCATTACGTTTTCAATACCCCCGACGATCAATTGGTTTGGGACGTTGGCCATCAGGCTTATGGACACAAAATCCTTACGGGTCGGCGCGAAAAGTTTCACACAAATCGCTTCTACAAAGGGCTTTCCGGCTTCCCAAAACGCAAGGAAAGCGAATATGACTCATTTGGTGTTGGACACTCCTCTACGTCTATTTCGGCCGCTTTAGGGATGGCCGTAGCGTCACAGTTACAGGGCAACTTGCAGCGGAATCACATTGCCGTAATTGGCGATGGGGCTTTGACAGCGGGTGAAGCCTTTGAGGGTATGAATCATGCTGGTGCTACTGATAGCAATCTGCTCATTGTTCTCAATGACAATTGCATGAGTATTGATCCCAATGTGGGTGCTCTGCGCGAATACCTGACTGACATCACTACATCACAAACCTATAACCGGGTAAAAGACGAAGTCTGGAATTTGCTGGGCAAGATGAATAAGCTTGGCAAAACTGCTCAGGAGCTGGTATCGCAGGTACAATCGGGCATTAAGAGTTCACTGCTTGATCAAAGTAACCTTTTTGAGTCACTTAACCTGCGTTATTTTGGTCCTATCGATGGGCATGACATCGATCATCTGGTTAGTGTGCTGGATGATTTAAAACACATTCCCGGTCCGAAACTGCTGCATGTTCTGACGGTAAAAGGAAAGGGATATGCACCCGCCGAGAAAGACCAGACCAAGTGGCACGCCCCTGGTTTGTTCGATAAAGTAACGGGCGTTATTCAAAAGAAAATTTACGATTCACCCCAGCCGCCCAAATACCAGGATGTGTTTGGGAATACATTGGTTGAGCTGGCCGAAAAGAACCCACGCATCGTTGGTGTAACACCCGCCATGCCATCAGGTTCGTCGATGAACCTGATGATGAAGGCGATGCCAACCCGTGCCTTCGATGTGGGCATTGCTGAACAACATGCGGTTACGTTCTCGGCGGGTATGGCTACGCAGGGTGAAGTCGTGTTCTGCAATATTTACTCGACATTTATGCAGCGGGCCTACGATCAGGTTATTCATGATGTCTGTATTCAGGAGCTGCCGGTCATTTTTTGTCTTGACCGAGCCGGTTTTGCCGGTGCCGACGGGCCAACACACCACGGGGCTTATGACTTGGCTTTTATGCGGTGTATCCCAAACATGATCGTAGCGGCTCCAATGAACGAGCAGGAATTGCGCAATATGATGTTTACAGCGCAATCTGACGAAATTCAGCAGGGGAAACATGCCTTTACAATCCGTTATCCCCGTGGCGAGGGTGTTATGCCTAGTTGGCGTACACCACTCGAACAACAGGTAGTTGGTAAAGGCCGCCTGATTTCTGATGGCGAAGATGTCGCTATTCTGACTATTGGTCATATTGGTAATTACGCCGTTCAAGCCACAAACATGCTGGCTAAAGAAGGCATTCGCCCAGCCCATTTCGACATGCGCTATGTGAAACCGCTGGATGAGGAGCTTCTGCATCAGATTTTCAGTCGCTTTGATCGTGTCCTGACCGTTGAAGATGGGTGTGTGATGGGTGGCTTTGGCAGCGCTGTTCTGGAATTCATGTCCGATCATGGCTATATGGCCCGCGTTAAGCGCTTGGGCATTCCCGATGCCGTCATTGAACACGGCGAACAGCTTGAGCTGCATCATGAATGTGGCTTTGACCCCCAAGGTATTGCCGATGCCGTTCGTGAATTGCTATTCACAGGCCGCGCAGTTACAGTCTAA